One window of Marinobacterium aestuarii genomic DNA carries:
- a CDS encoding 3-ketoacyl-ACP reductase — protein sequence MNATTRPVALVTGGRQGIGLAIVYSLAAAGFDVAFTARSTTDSCGEIIAECESLGARAQYFPSELGAIEAHQALIEQVTAWGGGLDCLVNNAGVGTLVRGDLLEMPPESFDHVMGINARGTLFLTQAVARWMLANPSPHYRSLLLVSSVSAEMASPERGDYCMSKAALGMMTKLFALRLAADNIGVFELRPGIIKTGMTAGVSDKYDRRIAEGLVPALRWGEPGDIGRAVLPFARGDMAFASGSTLQLDGGLSINRF from the coding sequence ATGAACGCTACTACTCGGCCGGTGGCCCTCGTTACTGGCGGTCGCCAGGGCATAGGCCTGGCGATCGTATATAGCCTGGCGGCGGCAGGTTTCGACGTTGCCTTTACCGCACGCAGTACCACCGACAGCTGCGGCGAAATTATCGCCGAGTGTGAGAGTCTGGGAGCACGGGCGCAGTACTTCCCCAGCGAGCTGGGTGCTATCGAGGCCCACCAGGCGCTAATCGAACAGGTGACGGCTTGGGGTGGTGGCCTGGACTGCCTGGTCAACAATGCTGGTGTCGGCACTCTGGTGCGTGGCGATTTGCTGGAGATGCCGCCTGAATCGTTCGATCATGTCATGGGTATTAACGCCCGAGGCACCCTGTTTCTGACCCAGGCCGTGGCGCGCTGGATGCTGGCTAATCCGTCACCCCATTACCGCTCCCTGCTGCTGGTGTCTTCGGTGAGTGCGGAGATGGCCTCGCCTGAGCGCGGTGACTATTGCATGTCCAAGGCGGCACTGGGGATGATGACGAAACTGTTCGCGCTGCGACTGGCTGCCGATAACATCGGCGTCTTCGAGTTGCGTCCAGGGATTATCAAAACCGGCATGACGGCCGGTGTTTCCGACAAATACGACCGGCGCATCGCCGAGGGGCTGGTGCCGGCGCTGCGCTGGGGTGAGCCGGGCGACATTGGCCGTGCAGTATTGCCCTTTGCCCGTGGTGACATGGCCTTCGCCAGTGGCAGCACGCTGCAGCTGGATGGTGGTCTTTCAATTAATCGCTTTTGA
- a CDS encoding GMC family oxidoreductase — translation MYDYIITGGGSAGCVLANRLTENPDIRVLLLEAGSPDSNPLIHMPAGFAKLTGETATWGYSTVPQKHLDNREVWYPQGRVMGGGSSINAQVYTRGHALDYDDWASEEGCEGWSYAEVLPYFRKAEDNIRLSNDYHGTDGPLKVSDPVPHELTSTFVRAAQQAGFPYSSDFNGQTQDGFGYYQVTNRGGKRCSTAVGYIKPALGRPNLKVITKAQVSRILLENNRAVGVEYRKRGSNETHRAMASREVLVTSGAVGSPKLLMLSGIGPARHLREVGIEVLHDLPAVGENFHDHMDVFVVSECSGDYSFDRYKPLYMNAWAGLQYLLFNSGPVASNLCDGGGFWYADADARSPDIQFHFLPGSGLEHGLKQIRNGVTLNSALLRPKSRGSIRLRSSDPEAAPLIDPNFWAEEYDRKMSVEGFKLARDIMAQPAFRPFIKQETMPGSEARTDEQIMAYARRYSKTDYHPVGACKMGAADDDRSVVGPDLRVRGIDGLRVVDSSVMPRVPSSNTNAPTIMIAEKAADLIKATM, via the coding sequence ATGTACGATTACATCATTACCGGTGGCGGCTCGGCAGGCTGTGTTCTGGCCAACCGTCTGACGGAAAACCCCGATATCAGGGTGTTGTTGCTGGAAGCCGGCAGCCCGGACTCGAATCCGCTGATCCATATGCCGGCGGGTTTTGCCAAGCTGACCGGTGAGACGGCAACCTGGGGTTACAGCACGGTACCGCAGAAGCATCTGGATAACCGCGAAGTCTGGTATCCCCAGGGCCGCGTCATGGGGGGCGGCAGCTCCATCAATGCCCAGGTCTACACCCGCGGGCATGCGCTGGACTACGACGACTGGGCAAGCGAGGAAGGTTGTGAAGGCTGGTCCTATGCCGAGGTCCTGCCGTATTTTCGCAAGGCCGAAGATAATATCCGCCTGAGCAACGACTACCACGGTACGGACGGGCCGCTGAAAGTCTCAGACCCTGTGCCCCATGAACTGACCAGCACATTCGTGCGGGCCGCTCAGCAGGCCGGCTTTCCCTATTCATCGGACTTCAATGGCCAGACGCAAGACGGGTTTGGTTACTACCAGGTGACCAATCGCGGCGGCAAACGTTGCAGTACGGCGGTGGGCTATATCAAGCCGGCGCTGGGGCGCCCGAACCTGAAGGTCATCACCAAAGCCCAAGTCAGCCGGATACTGCTGGAGAACAACCGTGCCGTAGGTGTTGAATATCGCAAGCGCGGCAGTAACGAGACACACCGGGCGATGGCGTCCCGAGAAGTCCTGGTGACCTCCGGTGCCGTTGGCTCGCCCAAGCTGCTCATGTTGTCGGGCATTGGCCCGGCACGGCATCTGCGAGAGGTGGGTATCGAGGTGCTGCACGACCTGCCCGCCGTCGGGGAAAATTTCCATGACCACATGGACGTCTTTGTGGTTAGTGAGTGCAGCGGTGATTACAGTTTCGATCGCTACAAGCCGCTGTACATGAATGCCTGGGCTGGGCTGCAGTATCTGCTATTCAACAGCGGACCGGTGGCCTCGAACCTCTGTGATGGCGGAGGTTTCTGGTATGCCGACGCCGATGCTCGCTCACCCGATATCCAGTTCCATTTCCTGCCGGGTTCAGGCCTTGAGCATGGTCTGAAGCAAATCCGCAATGGTGTGACGCTGAATTCGGCCCTGTTGCGGCCCAAAAGCCGCGGCAGTATCCGGCTGCGCTCCAGCGACCCTGAAGCGGCGCCGCTGATCGACCCCAACTTCTGGGCCGAAGAGTACGATCGCAAGATGTCGGTAGAAGGCTTCAAGCTAGCGCGGGATATCATGGCACAGCCTGCCTTTCGACCCTTTATCAAGCAGGAAACCATGCCGGGCAGTGAGGCGCGTACCGACGAACAGATCATGGCCTATGCAAGGCGGTACTCAAAAACCGATTATCATCCCGTCGGGGCCTGCAAGATGGGCGCGGCAGACGATGATCGCAGTGTGGTGGGGCCAGACCTGCGGGTGCGAGGTATTGACGGCCTGAGGGTCGTCGACTCATCGGTGATGCCCCGGGTGCCGAGCTCCAACACCAACGCCCCCACCATCATGATTGCGGAGAAGGCTGCGGACCTGATCAAGGCCACGATGTAA
- a CDS encoding LacI family DNA-binding transcriptional regulator produces MNRNNITIPDVAKAAGVSKSTVSLALQDSPKLKTETKKKVMKAAKELGYVYNRTAANLRRRSSEMIGMVINDLTNPFFAELAVALERCFTDLGLVVMMANTSEDIKQQEKILRTFCEHGAAGILICPVFGTTQDDLAPHLAKGVPVVSVMRQIDGDEIDFIAPDTEAGTEAATQHLIDQGMTRLAFMGGLPETKVFQHRLRGFMAAIDRAGISHDHIEILPCIPNRTVANATIAQRISQGALPQGFVCYSDVVAFGVTFGLDRAGLKAGRDIAVTGFDDIEACTTLSPTLTSVHVFTDQLAKLAADSLMKRLKDSNRPISNQLVRTRLEIRESSRLIPPA; encoded by the coding sequence GTGAACAGAAACAACATTACCATACCGGATGTGGCCAAGGCCGCTGGCGTGTCCAAGTCCACAGTATCCCTGGCACTGCAAGACAGCCCGAAACTCAAAACCGAAACCAAGAAAAAGGTCATGAAGGCCGCCAAGGAGCTCGGCTATGTCTACAACCGCACCGCCGCCAACCTGCGGCGCCGTTCCTCCGAAATGATTGGCATGGTTATCAACGACCTGACAAACCCTTTCTTTGCCGAGCTCGCGGTGGCACTGGAGCGCTGCTTTACCGATCTCGGCCTGGTCGTTATGATGGCCAACACCTCGGAAGACATCAAACAGCAGGAAAAAATCCTGCGTACCTTCTGCGAGCACGGTGCTGCGGGCATTCTGATCTGCCCGGTGTTCGGCACCACCCAGGATGACCTGGCACCCCACCTGGCCAAGGGCGTACCCGTGGTCAGTGTTATGCGCCAGATCGACGGCGACGAAATTGATTTTATCGCTCCGGACACCGAAGCCGGTACCGAGGCCGCGACCCAGCACCTGATCGATCAGGGCATGACACGACTGGCCTTTATGGGCGGGTTGCCTGAAACCAAGGTTTTCCAACACCGTCTGCGCGGCTTTATGGCCGCGATAGACAGAGCCGGCATCAGTCACGACCATATCGAAATTCTGCCCTGTATTCCCAACCGCACCGTGGCCAATGCCACCATAGCGCAACGCATTAGCCAGGGCGCCCTGCCACAGGGATTCGTCTGCTATAGCGATGTAGTAGCCTTCGGCGTGACCTTTGGCCTGGATCGCGCCGGTCTCAAGGCCGGCCGCGATATCGCCGTCACCGGATTTGATGATATCGAAGCCTGCACTACGCTGAGCCCAACCCTAACCAGCGTGCATGTTTTTACCGACCAGCTGGCCAAATTGGCCGCCGACAGCCTGATGAAACGTCTCAAGGACAGCAACCGTCCCATATCCAACCAGCTGGTTCGCACCAGACTGGAGATCCGGGAATCCTCACGTCTTATACCTCCCGCATAA
- a CDS encoding dihydrodipicolinate synthase family protein — protein sequence MSSILLPAVDNKLERYNLVSQGYGSYVPSGSFSRTVYAAAHVVVNPLAERHPGVSPVAVDWDATLAYREHLWSMGFKVAEAMDTAQRGMGVDWPTALELVKRSLELARGIEGADLASGAGTDQLTDFRGLTLDDVKRAYIEQIEAIEGAGGRIILMASRALAAVAKGPQDYICLYNELIQGCRNPVILHWLGDMFDGQLAGYWGSNDVWQNMDTVTGIINDNADKIDGIKISLLETEYECELRKRLPAGVKMFTGDDFNYPELIEGDGQHYSHGLLGIFDPIAPVAAKALEALALGNNEQYRALMQPTIPLSRKIFESPTQFYKAGVVFIAWLNGYQDHFSMAGGMQSSRSISHYAEVFRLADRAGVLKDPQLAAQRMQQLLAVYGVTQ from the coding sequence ATGTCATCAATTTTGCTACCAGCTGTCGATAATAAATTGGAACGTTACAATTTGGTTTCTCAAGGCTATGGCAGTTACGTGCCATCCGGCTCCTTTTCCCGCACCGTCTATGCCGCGGCCCATGTGGTGGTGAATCCTCTGGCCGAACGTCACCCTGGCGTCTCGCCTGTGGCGGTGGATTGGGATGCGACGCTGGCCTATCGCGAGCACCTGTGGAGCATGGGATTCAAGGTCGCCGAAGCCATGGACACCGCCCAGCGCGGCATGGGTGTTGACTGGCCCACGGCACTGGAGTTGGTCAAGCGCAGCCTGGAGCTGGCCCGCGGCATTGAAGGCGCGGATCTGGCCTCGGGTGCCGGCACCGATCAGCTGACCGACTTCAGAGGCTTGACGCTGGATGACGTCAAGCGCGCTTATATCGAGCAGATCGAGGCGATTGAAGGTGCGGGCGGGCGCATTATCCTGATGGCGTCGCGGGCGCTGGCCGCTGTAGCCAAGGGGCCGCAGGACTATATATGCCTGTATAACGAACTGATTCAAGGCTGCCGGAATCCGGTGATACTGCACTGGTTGGGCGACATGTTCGATGGTCAGCTGGCCGGCTACTGGGGCAGCAATGATGTGTGGCAGAACATGGATACGGTGACGGGGATCATCAACGACAACGCCGATAAAATCGATGGCATCAAAATCTCGCTGCTGGAAACAGAGTATGAATGTGAACTGCGCAAGCGTTTGCCTGCCGGCGTCAAGATGTTCACCGGTGATGACTTCAACTACCCGGAGCTGATTGAGGGGGATGGTCAGCACTACTCGCATGGTTTGCTGGGTATTTTCGACCCCATTGCGCCTGTGGCCGCAAAGGCGCTGGAAGCGCTGGCACTGGGAAACAATGAGCAATACCGCGCCCTGATGCAGCCGACCATCCCGTTGTCGCGCAAGATCTTTGAATCCCCGACCCAGTTCTACAAGGCCGGCGTGGTATTCATCGCCTGGCTGAACGGTTATCAGGATCACTTCAGCATGGCCGGCGGCATGCAGTCGAGCCGTTCCATCAGTCACTATGCTGAAGTTTTTCGCCTGGCGGATAGAGCCGGGGTGCTGAAAGACCCACAGCTCGCCGCACAGCGCATGCAGCAGCTGCTGGCGGTTTATGGCGTCACTCAGTAG
- a CDS encoding TRAP transporter substrate-binding protein yields the protein MKINRCFKASVLAMCVMAMPLTAQAKELVAANVGPADTAQGQAMKKFGERLEELTQGELTVQVFYDGQLGGLNETFEQLKGGQIDIGVGVPGVLAEYAPQIQALVVPFVFRDFEHWKRTVNGPVADKINAIVKDKADIQVLGYFGGSVRNLVTRTEVSSLDDLKGLRIRLHPSEILTTAWSSVGIQPTVMAYGEIYNGLQLGVVDGLENEPEWILRMKFYEQAKTYVLTEHEIVTRPFLFSGKTFASLSSAHQAAVLQAGKEAAEFEYELEHRLDAASRLELANEHGMKLVEVDKGNFQSFVQKALVPVIKNQGLEELVGDILSQ from the coding sequence ATGAAAATCAATCGGTGTTTTAAAGCGAGTGTCCTGGCCATGTGCGTTATGGCAATGCCTTTAACTGCGCAGGCTAAGGAATTGGTGGCGGCCAACGTAGGGCCGGCCGACACGGCGCAGGGGCAGGCCATGAAAAAATTCGGCGAGCGTCTGGAGGAGCTGACCCAGGGGGAGCTGACGGTTCAGGTTTTTTACGATGGTCAGCTGGGCGGGCTCAACGAAACGTTTGAGCAGCTCAAGGGTGGCCAGATCGATATCGGTGTTGGCGTACCGGGTGTGCTGGCTGAATATGCCCCGCAGATTCAGGCGCTGGTCGTGCCCTTTGTTTTCCGTGATTTTGAGCACTGGAAGCGTACGGTAAACGGCCCTGTCGCCGATAAAATAAATGCTATTGTTAAGGACAAGGCTGATATTCAGGTGCTTGGCTATTTTGGTGGCTCGGTACGAAATCTGGTTACCCGCACCGAGGTTTCCAGCCTGGATGATCTGAAAGGCTTACGTATTCGCTTGCATCCATCCGAGATACTGACCACCGCCTGGAGCTCAGTCGGCATTCAACCGACTGTTATGGCCTATGGCGAGATTTATAATGGCCTGCAGCTGGGTGTGGTCGACGGGCTGGAAAATGAGCCCGAGTGGATTCTGCGAATGAAATTTTATGAGCAGGCAAAGACCTATGTGCTGACCGAGCACGAAATCGTTACCCGTCCGTTCCTGTTCTCCGGCAAAACCTTCGCGTCTCTGAGCTCTGCGCATCAGGCTGCGGTGCTTCAGGCAGGCAAGGAAGCTGCGGAATTTGAGTACGAGCTTGAACACCGACTTGACGCCGCCAGTCGCTTGGAACTTGCGAATGAGCACGGCATGAAACTCGTTGAAGTCGACAAGGGTAATTTCCAGAGCTTTGTTCAAAAAGCGCTTGTTCCTGTCATTAAAAATCAGGGGCTGGAAGAGTTGGTTGGGGACATCTTGAGTCAGTAA
- a CDS encoding TRAP transporter small permease has translation MSGCWSTRLAAVIYYAANSLPILERVMRILFEKALLSVMASVLSALCLLVAYQVFARHLPFVPPLLWTEEVSRGFLIWLVMLGAGYGFLRQEHFLMSAFVDGLSPATKRKVHIVVQLIVMVCGILTLVSGVQFTQRGWGRISFASGLPIVWTYSALIVGGGLIALGAIINLGEMILPGRNKKYVLNGSAGK, from the coding sequence ATGTCTGGCTGCTGGAGCACCAGGCTTGCAGCAGTCATTTATTACGCTGCCAATTCCTTACCAATACTGGAGAGGGTCATGAGAATATTATTTGAGAAAGCACTGCTGTCGGTGATGGCCAGTGTTTTGTCAGCGCTTTGCTTGCTGGTTGCCTATCAGGTATTTGCCCGCCATCTGCCCTTTGTGCCGCCATTGTTGTGGACAGAGGAAGTCTCCCGCGGCTTTCTTATCTGGCTGGTGATGCTGGGTGCCGGCTATGGTTTCCTGAGACAGGAACACTTCCTGATGTCGGCCTTTGTTGATGGCCTGTCGCCTGCCACCAAGCGTAAGGTGCACATTGTGGTTCAGCTTATTGTAATGGTGTGCGGCATTCTCACCCTGGTGTCTGGTGTGCAGTTCACCCAGCGTGGCTGGGGGCGTATATCCTTTGCGTCAGGCTTGCCCATCGTCTGGACCTACAGCGCTCTGATTGTGGGCGGTGGCCTTATCGCGCTGGGTGCGATCATTAATCTTGGAGAAATGATATTGCCTGGCCGGAACAAAAAATATGTCTTGAATGGGAGCGCTGGAAAATGA
- a CDS encoding TRAP transporter large permease: MIPEPVLWMLGVFSLCILMGVPIAVSLLMSALPALILEDRLTLVMIAQRTYNTLDSFVLLAVPFFLLAGNLMNATSVTDRLIKFADATVGHFRGGLAHINIFVSMLFAGVSGSSTADTAGVGSVLIPAMKKKGYSAEFAVAITAASSVMGVIIPPSIMLVVWGAITNTSVAKLFAGGMVPGLLIGMSQMLYAAYRARREGFPMEPRQSFQQWTASFRSAALGMFLPVIIVGGIMFGFATPTEASILAVMYAILLGALIYRTLNGASLWHQLGESARLVSLSLFCLGSAGLFGYLLSYYRLPVILAELASGIDSGPVLLIAVALICLVLGTFLDALVVAIIIGPLFVPAVLAAGIDTVHFGLVACIALSMGLITPPYGLCLLISSSIGGIPMHKALKETMLLFGVMCIILLAVIFIPKLTTALPKLL; this comes from the coding sequence ATGATTCCCGAACCCGTACTCTGGATGCTTGGGGTCTTTAGCCTTTGTATCCTAATGGGCGTACCAATTGCGGTGTCTCTGCTTATGTCGGCCCTTCCGGCACTAATACTGGAAGACCGTCTGACCCTGGTCATGATCGCTCAAAGAACCTATAACACCCTGGACAGCTTCGTACTGCTGGCCGTCCCGTTCTTTTTGTTGGCCGGCAACTTGATGAATGCGACCTCGGTGACAGATCGTCTGATTAAGTTTGCCGATGCTACTGTCGGGCATTTCAGGGGAGGACTGGCCCATATCAACATCTTCGTCAGTATGCTGTTTGCCGGTGTATCGGGTTCTTCGACGGCAGACACGGCAGGGGTGGGTTCCGTACTAATTCCGGCGATGAAGAAAAAAGGCTATAGCGCAGAGTTTGCGGTGGCCATAACCGCGGCCTCATCGGTGATGGGCGTCATAATTCCCCCAAGCATCATGCTGGTTGTCTGGGGCGCTATTACCAATACGTCCGTAGCCAAGCTGTTTGCCGGCGGTATGGTGCCGGGTCTGCTTATTGGTATGAGTCAAATGCTGTATGCCGCCTACCGGGCGAGGCGGGAGGGCTTTCCTATGGAGCCTCGCCAGTCCTTCCAGCAATGGACTGCCAGTTTTCGGTCAGCCGCGCTGGGCATGTTCCTGCCGGTGATTATCGTCGGTGGGATCATGTTTGGTTTCGCCACGCCGACGGAGGCGTCGATCCTGGCAGTCATGTATGCAATATTGCTCGGGGCACTTATCTATCGGACCCTCAATGGCGCCAGTCTTTGGCATCAGTTGGGAGAAAGCGCACGCCTGGTAAGCCTGTCGCTCTTCTGTCTTGGATCTGCTGGTCTGTTCGGTTATCTACTGTCTTACTATCGTTTGCCAGTGATCCTGGCAGAGCTGGCCAGTGGCATCGACAGCGGGCCTGTGCTTCTGATCGCGGTTGCGTTGATTTGTCTGGTGCTGGGTACCTTCCTGGACGCATTGGTTGTTGCGATCATCATAGGACCGCTCTTTGTCCCCGCGGTTTTGGCTGCTGGCATCGATACGGTGCACTTTGGCCTGGTTGCCTGCATTGCTCTGTCGATGGGGCTGATAACACCTCCCTATGGCTTGTGCCTGCTGATATCGTCATCGATTGGCGGCATACCCATGCACAAGGCGCTAAAGGAAACGATGCTGCTGTTCGGTGTCATGTGCATTATTTTGCTGGCCGTTATTTTTATTCCGAAGCTGACAACGGCGTTACCAAAATTGCTTTAA
- a CDS encoding TolC family protein — MKTSHKVFSTSLLVLAISGCAVTSQPIDRSISEQRAKADLLNMFKDQEPLAGELTLHDAMARALKYNLEGRLKIMEEALANRQLDLSSFDMLPRLALQAGYAGRSNISASSSESIQTGTQSLEPSTSQDRERGVADLTMVWNVLDFGVSYVSAKQQADQRLIVQERRRKVVHTIIQDVRSAYWRAMAAEGLLTKIDSLMARVDTARANSQRLSEERIGDPIQALSYQRALIEATRQLEEQHRALSLAKTELAALINLPMGTPFRLAAAGGYEEPQLKVELSQLEEEALANRPELREQDYQARISAAETRKAMLRLLPGLEFSAGRHYDSNSFLVNQSWADYGVKVTWNLFNVLSGPAAIDVAKASEAVAEARRQAMSMAILAQVHVANANFHEALRQFHTSQELAQLDGQIVEQLRNRYKAQGIGELDLIQGELNTLQADLRRDLAYAALRNSYGQLFASAGMDPLPAELPSTGLDAISQALANSEARWQQGDLQPGS, encoded by the coding sequence ATGAAAACAAGCCATAAAGTATTCAGCACCAGCCTGCTGGTGCTGGCCATCAGCGGTTGCGCTGTCACCAGCCAGCCGATTGATCGCAGTATCAGCGAGCAACGCGCCAAGGCCGACCTGCTCAACATGTTCAAGGATCAGGAGCCGCTTGCCGGCGAACTGACACTGCACGACGCCATGGCACGGGCCTTGAAATACAACCTCGAAGGTCGCCTCAAGATCATGGAAGAAGCCCTGGCCAATCGCCAGCTCGACCTTTCCAGCTTCGATATGCTGCCACGCCTGGCGCTGCAGGCCGGCTACGCCGGACGCAGCAATATCAGCGCCTCCAGCAGCGAAAGCATTCAGACCGGCACCCAGTCACTGGAGCCATCCACCTCTCAGGATCGCGAGCGCGGTGTGGCAGACCTGACCATGGTATGGAACGTACTGGACTTCGGTGTCAGCTACGTCAGCGCCAAGCAGCAGGCCGACCAGCGCCTGATCGTGCAGGAGCGGCGCCGCAAGGTGGTGCATACCATTATTCAGGACGTACGCTCGGCCTATTGGCGTGCCATGGCGGCCGAAGGCCTGCTGACGAAAATTGACAGCCTGATGGCCCGCGTTGATACCGCACGCGCGAATAGCCAGCGTTTGAGTGAAGAGCGTATCGGCGACCCGATTCAGGCCCTGAGTTATCAGCGGGCCCTGATCGAAGCCACCCGCCAGCTCGAAGAACAGCACCGGGCGCTCTCCCTGGCCAAGACCGAACTGGCCGCGCTAATCAACCTGCCCATGGGCACGCCCTTCCGTCTGGCCGCTGCGGGTGGCTACGAGGAACCACAGCTGAAGGTGGAACTGAGTCAACTCGAAGAGGAAGCCCTGGCCAACAGACCCGAGCTGCGCGAGCAGGATTACCAGGCGCGCATCAGTGCCGCGGAAACACGCAAAGCCATGCTGCGACTGCTGCCGGGGCTTGAGTTCTCCGCCGGCAGGCACTACGACAGCAACTCCTTTCTGGTCAACCAGAGCTGGGCCGACTACGGCGTAAAGGTCACCTGGAACCTGTTTAATGTACTCTCGGGGCCGGCTGCAATCGATGTCGCCAAAGCCAGCGAAGCGGTTGCCGAAGCACGGCGCCAGGCTATGTCCATGGCCATCCTGGCCCAGGTTCATGTCGCCAATGCCAACTTTCACGAAGCCCTGCGCCAGTTCCATACCAGCCAGGAACTGGCGCAGCTTGATGGGCAGATCGTCGAACAGCTGCGCAATCGCTACAAGGCACAGGGGATCGGCGAGCTCGACCTGATCCAGGGTGAACTCAACACCCTGCAGGCAGACCTGCGTCGCGACCTCGCCTATGCTGCGCTTCGCAACAGCTACGGCCAGCTGTTCGCCAGTGCTGGCATGGACCCCCTGCCCGCCGAGCTGCCCTCAACCGGTCTGGACGCCATATCCCAGGCCCTGGCCAACAGCGAAGCCCGCTGGCAACAGGGCGACCTGCAACCCGGCTCCTGA